A genome region from Drosophila simulans strain w501 chromosome 2R, Prin_Dsim_3.1, whole genome shotgun sequence includes the following:
- the LOC6735753 gene encoding cilia- and flagella-associated protein 61 isoform X4 — MNQFQIRLAQAGDQDGLNKLIRSPGVKWFGNIRPKFRGKDSLFHSYQTYRILALCTESSALVAYAEFRNYPSIAALPTDCWLEWLSTRYCLSMSISWLNALFFNFCIYKSEHSTVLVEIIKDVLYRESRVWFLIAVRSPYMPQPIHFVETFDDLEKISKVFYPLEYSMDKNNNTQSLYIVDRFVLLPRISYRKALAEDNDDIIAMQEVENPEMREELGDYYIAEEVMGQNPKSMLVVAETINQSEQSEMAIFLWLSSDIDILFYVRNYQMEQFGNLVKPADGRSFHYETMTVSSVQRRAEASMFTADALEDLDAVTILGGLQRVDSGMSVASLGKMKVSSIGGTIVDTNVANENKFYMRECLYSKFKYILEKLHSTDYYLRHEQSVINFIYPAGTEPAGPAAMAAASNVFLLRCIVARPDFPLPRLFNAMVAIFSAYPDRDYCMMLMSVKYRASKSYLEVMQYFMPVASRPSSLSSLDDVFITHRSTIFGEISLYKLEKEDVAHVHNLALGNLPSSTQTPNSSSSSFSYCSKVNEREELEHELHVLDAIMKDVLENEFSEFAVFTIRCGISTRSVRENTAIGFVIVREFHNHDKLFEHYHLPRQEYQLNRRRAEIISLRLHPLFLVSAGLIFRDLARKTSFYDYYFIHSVDGYKYSNDLKKMMMVVEPKPIKKVPVFTRVQADHKKPRKKLNLPPPNFSRDNMIIYRHKLNPVKWFTNSQKLVIIGFSAVTKAFLRQLVFQWNSKDHKNSENFTCLTRLQVTVICRAGIVEADYDSLFKCPYCTNSQGCYLSYRNESCYVRDCCTRIDLRSWVHFVPGKVEKVDRDKKFVKLDSCEIYYDKLLLMCDRLFVLRCIDVPVYSRRPCNLVEINFRLNKFLLFYKVRALLEDMPRTYLVLVYGNNLHTYECIAFLIGHGVDCSRMVFVQPHRITGRDADMKEKCPYWDKNLQMIMDDILVEKGVNIFTDYDFHHYNLHKSTDFIMEEGHLHQRHKQ, encoded by the exons ATGAATCAGTTTCAGATTCGCTTGGCTCAAGCGGGAGACCAGGATGGACTCAACAAGCTGATTCGATCGCCAGGTGTCAAGTGGTTCGGCAATATCCGTCCGAAATTTCGTGGCAAGGACTCCCTGTTCCATTCCTATCAGACCTACAGGATATTGGCTCTTTGCACTGAGTCCTCCGCATTGGTGGCCTATGCCGAGTTCCGCAACTATCCCTCCATCGCCGCTTTGCCCACGGATTGCTGGTTGGAATGGTTGTCCACCAGATACTG CTTATCCATGTCCATTAGCTGGCTGAATGCGTTGTTCTTCAACTTTTGCATCTATAAGAGCGAACACTCCACGGTTCTGGTTGAGATCATAAAGGATGTGCTCTACAGGGAAAGCAGGGTGTGGTTTCTGATCGCTGTTAGGAGTCCGTACATGCCACAACCCATCCACTTTGTGGAAACCTTCGATGATTTGGAAAAAATATCCAAGGTCTTTTACCCGCTGGAATATAGCATggataaaaataacaacacaCAGTCCCTGTACATTGTGGATAGGTTCGTCCTTCTGCCGAGGATTTCTTACCGGAAAGCACT GGCCGAAGATAACGACGATATTATAGCAATGCAAGAGGTTGAGAACCCAGAAATGCGAGAGGAGCTGGGCGACTACTACATTGCCGAGGAGGTAATGGGACAGAATCCGAAGAGTATGCTGGTTGTGGCCGAAACAATCAACCAGTCCGAGCAGTCAGAAATGGCCATCTTCCTGTGGCTGTCCTCGGATATAGACATTTTGTTCTATGTGCGCAACTACCAGATGGAACAATTCGGCAATCTGGTGAAGCCAGCCGATGGAAGGTCCTTCCACTACGAGACGATGACGGTGTC ATCGGTGCAGCGAAGGGCGGAGGCCAGCATGTTCACCGCAGATGCCCTGGAAGATCTGGATGCGGTGACGATTCTGGGAGGACTGCAGAGGGTTGACAGCGGTATGAG CGTGGCCAGCCTGGGTAAGATGAAGGTCAGCTCCATAGGCGGCACAATTGTGGATACTAACGTGGCGAATGAAAATAAGTTCTACATGCGCGAATGCCTTTACTCCAAGTTCAAGTACATTCTTGAGA AACTCCACAGCACCGATTACTATTTGCGGCACGAACAAAGCGTGattaatttcatatatccGGCCGGAACAGAGCCCGCGGGTCCGGCGGCCATGGCGGCGGCATCAAACGTTTTCCTTCTCAGGTGCATTGTGGCACGGCCGGATTTCCCTCTGCCACGCCTCTTCAATGCAATGGTGGCGATTTTTAGCGCCTATCCGGACAGGGATTACTGCATGATGCTGATGTCCGTGAAGTACAGGGCGAGCAAGAGCTATCTGGAGGTGATGCAGTACTTTATG CCAGTGGCGTCACGGCCAAGTAGTCTGTCCAGCCTGGACGATGTATTCATAACACATCGCAGCACCATCTTTGGGGAGATAAGTCTGTACAAATTGGAAAAGGAGGACGTGGCACATGTGCACAACTTGGCCCTTGGGAACTTGCCTAGTAGTACACAAACTCCTAattcaagcagcagcagcttctcGTACTGCTCCAAGGTGAACGAGCGGGAGGAGTTGGAGCACGAGCTCCATGTGCTCGATGCGATCATGAAGGATGTGCTGGAGAACGAGTTCAGTGAGTTCGCGGTGTTCACGATTCGGTGTGGGATCTCCACGAGATCCGTTAGGGAAAACACGGCGATTGGTTTTGTGATCGTGCGAGAGTTCCACAACCATGACAAGCTCTTTGAACACTACCATCTTCCCAGGCAAGAATATCAGTTGAATCGACGAAGGGCCGAGATCATATCACTGCGATTGCACCCTCTTTTCTTGGTCAGTGCCGGTCTGATATTTAGGGATTTGGCCAGGAAGACAAGCTTTTACGACTATTATTTCATTCATTCTGTCGAC GGCTATAAGTACAGCAACGACTTGAAAAAAATGATGATGGTCGTAGAGCCGAAGCCCATTAAAAAGGTTCCGGTATTTACTAGGGTCCAGGCGGATCATAAAAAACCGAGGAAGAAGCTGAATCTACCCCCACCAAACTTTTCCAGGGATAATATGATCATCTATCGCCACAAACTCAACCCGGTTAAGTGGTTTACCAATAGCCAAAAACTGGTCATCATTGGATTCAGTGCAGTGACGAAGGCCTTTCTGCGACAGCTCGTGTTTCAATGGAATAGCAAGGA CCACAAGAACTCGGAAAACTTCACCTGCTTGACTAGGCTTCAAGTGACTGTGATATGCAGGGCGGGCATTGTAGAGGCGGACTATGACAGCCTATTCAAGTGTCCTTATTGCACTAATAGCCAAGGATGCTATCTTTCGTACCGAAATGAGTCATGCTACGTGAGAGATTGTTGCACGCGGATTGATTTGCGAAGCTGGGTGCATTTTGTGCCAGGAAAGGTCGAAAAGGTCGATAG AGATAAAAAGTTTGTTAAGCTTGATTCCTGCGAAATTTACTATGACAAGCTATTGCTGATGTGCGACCGGCTGTTCGTTCTCCGTTGTATAGATGTGCCGGTGTATTCGCGACGACCTTGCAACCTCGTCGAGATTAACTTCCGCTTGAACAAGTTCCTGCTCTTCTACAAGGTTCGAGCACTCCTGGAGGATATGCCGCGAACGTATCTGGTCCTGGTGTATGGCAACAACTTGCACACCTACGAGTGCATTGCCTTTCTGATCGGCCACGGTGTGGATTGTTCGCGGATGGTGTTCGTCCAGCCACATCGCATCACTGGAAGGGATGCGGACATGAAGGAAAAGTGTCCTTACTGGGACAAAAACTTGCAGATGATCATGGACGACATCCTAGTGGAGAAGGGAGTCAATATCTTCACGGACTACGACTTCCACCATTACAATTTGCATAAGTCAACAGACTTCATTATGGAG GAGGGACACCTCCACCAACGGCACAAGCAAT AA
- the LOC6735753 gene encoding cilia- and flagella-associated protein 61 isoform X5: MKVSSIGGTIVDTNVANENKFYMRECLYSKFKYILEKLHSTDYYLRHEQSVINFIYPAGTEPAGPAAMAAASNVFLLRCIVARPDFPLPRLFNAMVAIFSAYPDRDYCMMLMSVKYRASKSYLEVMQYFMPVASRPSSLSSLDDVFITHRSTIFGEISLYKLEKEDVAHVHNLALGNLPSSTQTPNSSSSSFSYCSKVNEREELEHELHVLDAIMKDVLENEFSEFAVFTIRCGISTRSVRENTAIGFVIVREFHNHDKLFEHYHLPRQEYQLNRRRAEIISLRLHPLFLVSAGLIFRDLARKTSFYDYYFIHSVDGYKYSNDLKKMMMVVEPKPIKKVPVFTRVQADHKKPRKKLNLPPPNFSRDNMIIYRHKLNPVKWFTNSQKLVIIGFSAVTKAFLRQLVFQWNSKDHKNSENFTCLTRLQVTVICRAGIVEADYDSLFKCPYCTNSQGCYLSYRNESCYVRDCCTRIDLRSWVHFVPGKVEKVDRDKKFVKLDSCEIYYDKLLLMCDRLFVLRCIDVPVYSRRPCNLVEINFRLNKFLLFYKVRALLEDMPRTYLVLVYGNNLHTYECIAFLIGHGVDCSRMVFVQPHRITGRDADMKEKCPYWDKNLQMIMDDILVEKGVNIFTDYDFHHYNLHKSTDFIMEVIFQHFPTQKQMTFECDLFISFQEGHLHQRHKQWLENSGIELDGNEILVNERYQTNDPDVYAAGSFIKMRITPNYQYKFVSERELARKILHHLGIVTDKNFEDRFAEPMLFQAILPLRYFITKVTMPRRYLLSQLPVIVNCNLTTYKNKTFCRVGLSTRMMVDEIVVVTKKECNLDFLLYFCGKHELLLNKLKSRYRANLIHCFLKFFQEPWTELIMHDDFEELQAENKELLSPMAISALSRPGRGALGELTDMDFFTLNKRYIELKLLSFLREHRRDFRHKFALPEDFLKLDLADYERYMDTEENDSSSDFSET, from the exons ATGAAGGTCAGCTCCATAGGCGGCACAATTGTGGATACTAACGTGGCGAATGAAAATAAGTTCTACATGCGCGAATGCCTTTACTCCAAGTTCAAGTACATTCTTGAGA AACTCCACAGCACCGATTACTATTTGCGGCACGAACAAAGCGTGattaatttcatatatccGGCCGGAACAGAGCCCGCGGGTCCGGCGGCCATGGCGGCGGCATCAAACGTTTTCCTTCTCAGGTGCATTGTGGCACGGCCGGATTTCCCTCTGCCACGCCTCTTCAATGCAATGGTGGCGATTTTTAGCGCCTATCCGGACAGGGATTACTGCATGATGCTGATGTCCGTGAAGTACAGGGCGAGCAAGAGCTATCTGGAGGTGATGCAGTACTTTATG CCAGTGGCGTCACGGCCAAGTAGTCTGTCCAGCCTGGACGATGTATTCATAACACATCGCAGCACCATCTTTGGGGAGATAAGTCTGTACAAATTGGAAAAGGAGGACGTGGCACATGTGCACAACTTGGCCCTTGGGAACTTGCCTAGTAGTACACAAACTCCTAattcaagcagcagcagcttctcGTACTGCTCCAAGGTGAACGAGCGGGAGGAGTTGGAGCACGAGCTCCATGTGCTCGATGCGATCATGAAGGATGTGCTGGAGAACGAGTTCAGTGAGTTCGCGGTGTTCACGATTCGGTGTGGGATCTCCACGAGATCCGTTAGGGAAAACACGGCGATTGGTTTTGTGATCGTGCGAGAGTTCCACAACCATGACAAGCTCTTTGAACACTACCATCTTCCCAGGCAAGAATATCAGTTGAATCGACGAAGGGCCGAGATCATATCACTGCGATTGCACCCTCTTTTCTTGGTCAGTGCCGGTCTGATATTTAGGGATTTGGCCAGGAAGACAAGCTTTTACGACTATTATTTCATTCATTCTGTCGAC GGCTATAAGTACAGCAACGACTTGAAAAAAATGATGATGGTCGTAGAGCCGAAGCCCATTAAAAAGGTTCCGGTATTTACTAGGGTCCAGGCGGATCATAAAAAACCGAGGAAGAAGCTGAATCTACCCCCACCAAACTTTTCCAGGGATAATATGATCATCTATCGCCACAAACTCAACCCGGTTAAGTGGTTTACCAATAGCCAAAAACTGGTCATCATTGGATTCAGTGCAGTGACGAAGGCCTTTCTGCGACAGCTCGTGTTTCAATGGAATAGCAAGGA CCACAAGAACTCGGAAAACTTCACCTGCTTGACTAGGCTTCAAGTGACTGTGATATGCAGGGCGGGCATTGTAGAGGCGGACTATGACAGCCTATTCAAGTGTCCTTATTGCACTAATAGCCAAGGATGCTATCTTTCGTACCGAAATGAGTCATGCTACGTGAGAGATTGTTGCACGCGGATTGATTTGCGAAGCTGGGTGCATTTTGTGCCAGGAAAGGTCGAAAAGGTCGATAG AGATAAAAAGTTTGTTAAGCTTGATTCCTGCGAAATTTACTATGACAAGCTATTGCTGATGTGCGACCGGCTGTTCGTTCTCCGTTGTATAGATGTGCCGGTGTATTCGCGACGACCTTGCAACCTCGTCGAGATTAACTTCCGCTTGAACAAGTTCCTGCTCTTCTACAAGGTTCGAGCACTCCTGGAGGATATGCCGCGAACGTATCTGGTCCTGGTGTATGGCAACAACTTGCACACCTACGAGTGCATTGCCTTTCTGATCGGCCACGGTGTGGATTGTTCGCGGATGGTGTTCGTCCAGCCACATCGCATCACTGGAAGGGATGCGGACATGAAGGAAAAGTGTCCTTACTGGGACAAAAACTTGCAGATGATCATGGACGACATCCTAGTGGAGAAGGGAGTCAATATCTTCACGGACTACGACTTCCACCATTACAATTTGCATAAGTCAACAGACTTCATTATGGAGGTgatatttcagcatttcccCACTCAAAAACAGATGACCTTCGAATGCGACCTCTTTATCTCCTTCCAGGAGGGACACCTCCACCAACGGCACAAGCAAT GGCTAGAAAATTCTGGCATCGAGCTCGACGGTAATGAAATCCTGGTAAACGAGCGCTACCAGACCAATGATCCAGATGTCTATGCAGCTGGTAGCTTCATTAAAATGCGGATCACACCCAACtatcaatataaatttgtCAGTGAACGAGAGTTGGCACGCAAG ATCTTACATCATCTGGGCATTGTCACGGACAAGAATTTCGAGGATCGATTCGCTGAGCCTATGCTCTTCCAGGCCATTCTTCCGCTGCGGTACTTCATCACAAAAGTGACCATGCCTCGGAGATACCTTCTTTCCCAATTGCCAGTCATagtaaattgcaatttgacCACGTATAAGAACAAAACCTTCTGTCGTGTGGGGCTATCAACGCGAATGATGGTGGATGAGATCGTGGTTGTAACAAAAAAA GAGTGCAATTTGGACTTCTTGCTGTACTTTTGTGGCAAGCACGAGTTGCTCCTGAACAAGTTAAAGTCACGCTATAGAGCTAATTTGATTCACTGCTTTTTGAAGTTCTTCCAGGAGCCCTGGACAGAGTTAATCATGCATGATGACTTCGAGGAGCTCCAGGCGGAGAATAAGGAGCTGCTCAGCCCCATGGCCATTTCGGCACTATCA CGTCCAGGTCGTGGAGCCTTGGGCGAATTGACGGACATGGATTTCTTCACCCTGAACAAGCGCTACATCGAGCTCAAGCTACTGTCCTTCTTGAGGGAGCATCGAAGAGACTTTCGTCACAAGTTCGCCCTGCCCGAAGACTTTCTCAAATTGGACCTGGCTGACTACGAGAGATACATGGATACCGAGGAAAATGATTCGTCGTCGGACTTCAGTGAAACATAG